The following proteins are co-located in the Methylomonas sp. 11b genome:
- the cysG gene encoding siroheme synthase CysG: MDYFPLFLKLKDQPCLVVGAGEIASRKIELLAKTGARITVVALEIGASVAEMGQDNRVLIQEKAFAADDVKGMRVVISATNQRTINEAVAQAATAQNIPVNVVDNPDLCSFIFPAIVDRSPLIVAVSSGGVSPVLARLLRSKVESTIPGAFGLLAQFAEDFRALVKERLKEPNRRRVFWEDALQGHIAELVFSGRREQAATELQAKLDAAEQTQNRGEVYLIGAGPGDPDLLTFRALRLMQQADVIVYDRLVSAEILEMVRRDAEKIYVGKQRSNHSLPQESINELLANLALSGKRVARLKGGDPFIFGRGGEEIETLMQQGIQFQVVPGITAAAGCASYAGIPLTHRDHAQSCTFVTGHLKDGNINLNWSQLASPNQTIVIYMGLVGLETICQSLIEHGCPADQPIALIQQGTTRHQRVITGTLGDMPKRVENADIKPPTLIIVGTVVRLRKQLEWFQPSQN; the protein is encoded by the coding sequence ATGGATTACTTCCCGCTTTTCTTAAAACTAAAAGACCAGCCATGCCTGGTTGTAGGCGCCGGCGAAATCGCCTCGCGTAAAATCGAGCTATTGGCAAAAACCGGGGCGCGAATTACCGTGGTAGCTCTGGAAATTGGCGCCAGCGTCGCAGAGATGGGCCAAGATAATCGCGTACTTATCCAAGAAAAAGCCTTTGCAGCGGATGATGTGAAAGGCATGCGCGTGGTTATATCCGCCACCAACCAGCGCACGATCAACGAAGCGGTCGCTCAAGCGGCTACAGCGCAGAATATTCCAGTGAACGTGGTCGATAATCCTGATTTGTGCAGTTTCATCTTTCCGGCGATTGTTGATCGCTCGCCATTAATCGTAGCCGTGTCTTCTGGCGGCGTCTCCCCGGTGCTGGCACGTTTGCTACGCTCCAAGGTGGAAAGCACCATTCCCGGCGCGTTCGGGCTGCTGGCGCAGTTTGCCGAGGATTTTCGGGCATTGGTTAAGGAACGACTAAAAGAACCTAACCGCCGCCGAGTATTCTGGGAAGACGCATTGCAGGGCCATATCGCCGAATTGGTGTTTTCCGGCCGCCGCGAGCAAGCTGCCACAGAATTGCAAGCCAAACTCGATGCAGCGGAGCAGACGCAAAATCGCGGCGAGGTGTATTTGATCGGCGCCGGCCCCGGCGATCCGGATTTACTGACTTTCCGAGCCCTGCGTTTAATGCAGCAAGCGGATGTGATTGTCTATGACAGGCTTGTATCCGCGGAAATATTGGAGATGGTGCGACGCGACGCGGAAAAAATCTACGTGGGCAAACAACGCAGCAATCACAGCCTGCCGCAAGAATCGATCAACGAGCTGCTGGCCAATCTGGCTCTTTCAGGCAAACGCGTCGCCCGCTTGAAAGGCGGAGATCCGTTTATTTTCGGCCGGGGTGGCGAGGAAATCGAGACCCTGATGCAACAAGGCATTCAATTTCAAGTCGTACCCGGCATTACCGCCGCAGCCGGTTGCGCCAGCTATGCAGGCATACCGCTGACGCATCGAGACCATGCGCAGTCCTGCACCTTCGTGACCGGGCATTTAAAAGACGGCAATATCAACCTGAACTGGAGCCAGCTAGCCTCGCCCAATCAGACCATCGTGATTTACATGGGCTTGGTCGGTCTGGAGACTATCTGTCAATCGTTGATCGAACACGGCTGCCCCGCCGATCAACCGATTGCGCTGATCCAGCAAGGCACTACCCGCCATCAGCGGGTCATTACCGGCACCTTGGGCGACATGCCTAAACGCGTCGAAAACGCAGACATCAAACCGCCGACCTTGATCATAGTCGGCACCGTCGTGCGCCTGCGCAAACAGTTGGAATGGTTTCAACCAAGCCAAAACTAA
- the argA gene encoding amino-acid N-acetyltransferase, translated as MEHQSTFVNWFRNSSPYIHAHRNRTFVIFFGGNAVTEPDFDNLIHDFALLRSLGVRLVLVHGIRPQIDEQVTGHGNTPQFHHHLRITDATTLQYVKQAAGLVRVEIEALLSMGVSGSPMAGAKIRVASGNFVTAKPLGILDGIDYCHTGKVRRIDAQAIHQQLDQQNVVLISPVGYSPSGEVFNLSAEEVATEVAIALQAEKLILLTEQNCLSPADNQPIQQLTTAQVSTLLQDTPTLPDEVARSLRAAMQSCEKGVQRAHLINRHVDGALLLELFTRDGIGTLISSTAFETIRPATLDDIGGIMELIKPLEAQGILVKRSREKLEMEIGDYIVIERDGLIIGCTAFHVMNDGNSAEIACLAVHTDYQKGARGNSLLEYLGNKAKTEHIHRLFVRSTQTVHWFVERGFKPCDIDDLPEPMKSAYSYQRNSKVLYKDV; from the coding sequence ATGGAACATCAATCAACTTTCGTTAATTGGTTCAGAAATTCATCGCCCTACATCCACGCGCACCGCAACCGCACCTTTGTGATTTTTTTCGGCGGCAACGCGGTGACGGAGCCGGATTTCGACAATCTGATTCACGACTTCGCGTTGCTGAGAAGCCTGGGTGTCAGGTTGGTGCTGGTGCACGGCATTCGCCCACAGATCGACGAACAAGTCACCGGACATGGCAACACGCCGCAGTTTCACCACCATTTACGCATCACCGACGCGACCACACTGCAATATGTGAAGCAAGCAGCCGGACTGGTGCGGGTGGAAATTGAAGCGCTGTTATCGATGGGTGTTTCCGGATCGCCGATGGCTGGTGCGAAGATACGCGTGGCATCCGGCAATTTTGTTACCGCCAAACCTTTGGGGATATTGGACGGCATCGACTATTGTCATACCGGCAAGGTGCGGCGCATCGACGCCCAAGCCATCCATCAGCAACTTGATCAGCAGAATGTGGTGTTGATTTCGCCCGTCGGCTATTCGCCCAGCGGCGAGGTATTCAACCTGTCGGCCGAGGAAGTGGCAACCGAAGTAGCCATCGCCTTGCAAGCCGAAAAGTTGATTTTGTTGACCGAACAAAACTGCTTATCGCCTGCCGATAACCAGCCGATCCAACAGCTCACAACGGCTCAGGTATCAACACTCTTGCAAGATACACCGACGCTGCCGGACGAAGTCGCCCGCTCGCTGCGGGCTGCGATGCAAAGCTGCGAAAAAGGCGTACAGCGCGCGCACCTGATCAATCGGCATGTGGATGGCGCCCTACTCCTGGAACTGTTTACCCGCGACGGTATCGGCACGCTGATTAGCTCCACCGCATTCGAAACCATACGGCCGGCAACATTGGACGACATCGGCGGCATCATGGAATTGATCAAGCCGCTTGAAGCACAAGGCATCTTGGTCAAGCGCTCTCGCGAAAAACTGGAAATGGAAATCGGCGACTACATCGTCATCGAGCGCGACGGCTTGATCATCGGCTGCACGGCGTTTCACGTAATGAACGACGGCAACAGTGCGGAAATTGCCTGCCTGGCGGTGCATACCGACTATCAAAAAGGCGCGCGCGGTAACAGCTTATTGGAGTATCTCGGCAATAAAGCCAAAACCGAGCATATCCACCGCTTGTTCGTGCGTTCCACACAAACCGTGCATTGGTTTGTCGAACGCGGTTTTAAACCCTGCGACATCGACGATTTGCCCGAGCCTATGAAAAGCGCTTACAGCTATCAGCGCAATTCCAAGGTATTGTATAAAGACGTTTAA
- the waaA gene encoding lipid IV(A) 3-deoxy-D-manno-octulosonic acid transferase, with the protein MRNLYTLLYGLLLPAVLLRLYWRGCKAPQYRQRWLERLGFYQMPSRQGVIWIHAVSVGEAEAAFPLIAHLRHCHPQLPVLVTTTTPTGSARVRTALAGQVEHVYLPYDLPFVVERFLKCFRPRLAVMMEKEIWPNLFVACAAQNIPLFIVNARLSARSARSYRKIPGLVKPALACVSTVAVQTDEDRLRFIEIGAVPQQVQVLGNIKFDVTIDAAVIAEGRALKQQLFAKRWVWIVASTHQGEEEIFLALYPVLKVSIPELLLLIVPRHPERFQTVKKLCEQQGFAVVMRSEQRQCHEQTDVYIADSMGELKMLYAAADLAFIGGSLVPVGGHNVLEPAVIGVPVLFGPEMFNFQEIAERILALEGAIQCRDRQAIMDAVLRLYRDIAFRNRLIDNGRLFVQNNQGATKRVAGLLAEYL; encoded by the coding sequence ATGCGTAACCTATACACGCTGCTTTATGGATTGTTGTTGCCTGCTGTTTTATTGCGACTGTATTGGCGGGGCTGCAAGGCGCCGCAATACCGGCAACGCTGGTTAGAGCGCTTGGGCTTTTACCAAATGCCGTCCAGGCAGGGGGTAATCTGGATACATGCTGTTTCAGTGGGGGAGGCGGAAGCTGCTTTCCCGTTAATCGCACATTTGCGTCACTGCCATCCGCAGTTGCCGGTACTCGTTACCACCACCACGCCAACCGGTTCTGCCAGGGTGCGGACGGCATTGGCCGGTCAAGTTGAGCATGTCTATCTACCGTATGATCTGCCGTTTGTGGTTGAGCGTTTTTTGAAATGTTTTCGACCCCGACTAGCGGTCATGATGGAAAAGGAAATCTGGCCCAATTTGTTTGTTGCCTGCGCAGCGCAGAATATCCCGTTGTTTATCGTCAATGCCAGATTATCGGCGCGTTCCGCGCGGTCTTATCGAAAAATTCCCGGACTGGTAAAGCCGGCGTTGGCTTGCGTCAGCACTGTTGCTGTGCAAACAGATGAGGACCGCTTACGATTTATCGAAATCGGCGCCGTTCCTCAGCAAGTTCAAGTGTTGGGTAATATTAAGTTTGATGTGACGATAGACGCCGCCGTTATCGCGGAGGGGCGAGCGCTCAAGCAGCAGTTATTCGCAAAACGCTGGGTTTGGATTGTCGCCAGCACTCATCAGGGCGAAGAAGAGATATTTCTAGCGCTTTATCCGGTTCTTAAAGTATCGATACCCGAATTGCTGTTATTGATTGTGCCGCGTCATCCCGAGCGTTTTCAAACGGTTAAAAAGCTCTGCGAACAGCAGGGTTTTGCAGTGGTGATGCGTAGCGAGCAAAGGCAGTGTCACGAGCAAACCGATGTTTATATCGCCGACAGCATGGGCGAGCTGAAAATGTTATATGCCGCTGCCGATCTGGCTTTTATCGGCGGTAGTCTGGTGCCGGTGGGCGGACACAACGTGCTGGAACCGGCCGTCATTGGCGTACCGGTGTTATTTGGCCCGGAAATGTTTAATTTTCAGGAAATTGCCGAGCGGATTTTAGCCTTGGAAGGGGCGATACAGTGTCGAGATCGCCAAGCCATAATGGATGCCGTGTTGCGTCTCTATCGAGACATAGCGTTTAGAAACAGATTGATCGATAACGGCAGGTTGTTTGTACAAAATAACCAGGGCGCTACAAAACGGGTGGCGGGATTGTTGGCGGAGTACCTGTAA
- the cpdA gene encoding 3',5'-cyclic-AMP phosphodiesterase, with protein MPILKVLQLTDLHILPHAGDKMLGIDTEQYFQEALAHAHATHGPFDLILLTGDLGQDPSADSYRRICKHLQTYQTPCLCLPGNHDDWELMETELNVGFVSCRKHLLLKNWQIIALNSQKPGSPAGFVSQEELVFLQQTLSTNDMPVLLAVHHHCVASGSSWMDTMQIENGEALLAIAERFVQVKAITCGHLHQEMQTNHEQIAIFATPASCFQFKPFATEFELDSLAPGYRVFELGDDGDLRSRCYRLPISMNDLQTNLHSY; from the coding sequence ATGCCAATCTTAAAAGTCTTGCAGCTGACAGACCTGCATATATTGCCGCATGCCGGCGATAAAATGCTCGGCATAGACACCGAACAGTATTTCCAAGAGGCCCTAGCCCACGCGCATGCCACTCACGGCCCATTCGATCTGATTTTATTAACCGGTGATTTGGGCCAAGACCCTAGCGCTGATAGCTACCGGCGAATTTGCAAGCATCTGCAAACTTATCAAACACCTTGCCTGTGTTTGCCGGGCAATCATGACGACTGGGAACTGATGGAAACCGAGCTGAACGTAGGCTTCGTCAGTTGCCGCAAACACCTGCTGCTAAAAAATTGGCAGATTATTGCTTTAAACAGCCAAAAACCCGGCAGTCCCGCTGGGTTTGTATCTCAGGAAGAACTGGTATTTTTACAGCAAACGCTAAGCACAAATGACATGCCTGTCCTGCTGGCGGTACACCATCATTGCGTTGCCAGTGGGAGCAGTTGGATGGATACGATGCAAATTGAGAACGGTGAGGCATTGCTGGCAATAGCGGAACGCTTTGTGCAGGTTAAAGCCATCACCTGCGGTCATTTACATCAGGAAATGCAAACTAATCATGAACAAATAGCAATATTCGCCACACCGGCCAGCTGTTTTCAGTTCAAACCTTTTGCCACCGAGTTTGAACTGGACTCGCTAGCACCTGGCTACAGGGTCTTTGAATTGGGCGATGACGGCGACTTGCGATCCAGGTGCTATCGCCTGCCCATCAGCATGAACGACTTACAAACCAACTTGCACAGTTACTAA
- a CDS encoding RNA pyrophosphohydrolase, which translates to MIDSKGYRPNVGIILCNDEGRVFWAKRKGANSWQFPQGGIDGDEDPETAMYRELWEETGLCAEHVQLLGRTRYWLRYKLPDRYIRKNSTPLCIGQKQIWFILRLMTDESNVRFDCGHKQEFDNWKWVEYWYPLKDVVYFKRRVYRKAMDELGALLIANDVGVNAESYLSGRLAFG; encoded by the coding sequence ATGATAGACTCGAAAGGATACCGGCCTAATGTCGGCATTATCCTTTGCAATGACGAGGGTCGTGTGTTTTGGGCAAAGCGCAAAGGCGCTAACTCGTGGCAGTTTCCGCAAGGCGGAATTGATGGCGACGAGGATCCGGAAACCGCGATGTATCGGGAGTTGTGGGAGGAAACCGGCTTGTGTGCAGAGCATGTGCAGTTGCTGGGGCGCACCCGTTATTGGTTGCGCTATAAATTGCCGGATCGGTATATCCGCAAAAATTCTACGCCCTTGTGCATCGGTCAGAAGCAGATTTGGTTTATTTTGCGCTTGATGACAGATGAATCGAATGTCAGGTTCGATTGCGGGCACAAGCAGGAGTTCGATAACTGGAAGTGGGTGGAGTACTGGTATCCGCTGAAAGACGTGGTTTACTTCAAACGCCGGGTGTACCGCAAAGCGATGGACGAATTAGGGGCTTTGCTGATTGCCAACGATGTTGGCGTCAACGCCGAGAGTTATTTGTCCGGAAGATTGGCGTTTGGTTAG
- a CDS encoding HAD family hydrolase, with translation MSLAIFDLDNTLIADDSDFLWGQFLVDRGIVDKEQYEQANKKFYEDYKQGTLDIVEFLHFSLAPLAQHDAEQLYRWRAEFVETLIEPITLDAARTLVEKHRAAGDTLLVITATNRFVTEPIVKLYGIDNLLATTPEFVDGRYTGKFNGTPCFQQGKVVQLNDWLANSTETLAGSWFYSDSHNDLPLLNLVDQPVAVDPDEKLRKVARQANWPIISLRK, from the coding sequence GTGAGCTTAGCGATTTTTGATCTGGATAACACGCTGATCGCCGATGACAGCGATTTTTTATGGGGCCAATTCTTGGTCGACCGCGGCATTGTCGACAAAGAGCAGTATGAACAGGCCAATAAAAAATTCTACGAGGATTACAAACAGGGCACGTTGGATATTGTCGAGTTTTTGCATTTCTCACTAGCGCCGCTGGCGCAGCACGACGCCGAGCAACTGTACCGCTGGCGCGCGGAATTCGTCGAAACGCTGATCGAGCCGATCACACTCGACGCCGCACGGACTTTGGTAGAAAAGCATCGCGCGGCCGGCGATACCTTACTGGTGATCACCGCCACCAATCGCTTCGTCACCGAACCTATTGTGAAACTTTACGGTATCGACAACCTACTGGCTACCACACCGGAATTTGTCGATGGTCGCTACACCGGGAAATTCAACGGTACGCCTTGCTTTCAGCAAGGAAAAGTCGTGCAGCTAAACGACTGGTTGGCCAATTCCACGGAAACGCTGGCAGGCAGTTGGTTCTACAGCGATTCGCATAACGATTTGCCGCTATTGAACTTGGTCGATCAACCGGTTGCCGTCGATCCCGACGAAAAACTACGGAAAGTTGCTCGGCAAGCAAACTGGCCGATTATTAGCTTGAGGAAATAG
- a CDS encoding c-type cytochrome, whose amino-acid sequence MKKSFGLLVGAALIAISGQVAANEAEEIGAKIYERAFGRGCGACHDIASNPQLSALISAGKLPKDQFAKVLKEGKNGMPKAVAAIMEVGPVKKAGYTEDQAIDAVYEYLKK is encoded by the coding sequence ATGAAAAAATCATTCGGTTTATTAGTAGGCGCAGCTTTGATCGCTATCAGCGGACAAGTTGCAGCTAACGAAGCGGAAGAAATCGGCGCAAAAATTTATGAGCGTGCTTTCGGTCGTGGCTGCGGCGCTTGCCATGACATCGCTTCCAACCCACAATTATCGGCCTTGATCAGCGCCGGCAAACTGCCTAAAGACCAGTTCGCTAAAGTTCTGAAAGAAGGCAAAAACGGCATGCCTAAAGCTGTTGCAGCTATCATGGAAGTCGGTCCTGTGAAAAAAGCAGGTTACACCGAAGACCAAGCTATCGATGCAGTTTACGAATATCTGAAAAAATAA
- a CDS encoding AlbA family DNA-binding domain-containing protein: MKRFLLQLFYIWKQKLKIYFIAGWVGAGMGIFLLAPSYDYISSRERNADPLSSIEFVFGQFTEVMTGQINQNNLILFYAEIGAILGLLSLGFYQILHKRLVDLDALKTELEKDLPTIIRQGEGPLLEFKSSLRWDIQEQRVNKTLEGVVMKTLAGFFNSPVGGTLLIGVADNGEILGLESDFQTLKKPDHDGFEQTLMTAVSANLGADLCPLIHVLFHKLADRDVCRVIVSPSHRPVFLTQSNTPKFFVRTGGGTRDLNIQEALDYVTSRWKKTK; encoded by the coding sequence GTGAAACGCTTCCTCCTCCAACTGTTCTACATCTGGAAACAAAAGCTAAAAATCTACTTCATAGCCGGCTGGGTAGGTGCGGGGATGGGGATATTTTTGTTAGCCCCCAGTTACGATTACATTAGCTCGCGCGAGCGCAACGCCGACCCGCTGTCATCGATCGAATTCGTGTTTGGCCAATTCACCGAAGTAATGACCGGCCAAATTAATCAAAATAATTTGATCCTGTTTTATGCCGAAATTGGCGCGATACTGGGCTTGCTGTCGCTGGGTTTTTATCAGATTTTACACAAGCGACTGGTGGACCTGGACGCACTGAAGACCGAGCTGGAAAAGGATTTGCCGACCATCATCCGTCAAGGTGAAGGACCGTTGCTGGAGTTTAAATCCTCGCTGCGCTGGGATATTCAGGAGCAACGCGTCAATAAGACCCTGGAAGGCGTGGTTATGAAAACCCTGGCCGGTTTCTTTAACAGTCCGGTTGGCGGCACCTTGCTAATCGGCGTGGCCGACAACGGCGAAATCCTCGGTCTGGAATCCGACTTCCAAACTCTGAAAAAACCCGATCATGACGGCTTCGAGCAAACTCTGATGACTGCGGTCTCGGCCAATCTGGGGGCCGATTTGTGCCCGCTGATCCACGTGCTTTTTCATAAATTGGCCGACCGTGATGTGTGCAGGGTTATTGTTTCCCCCTCGCACCGGCCCGTGTTTCTGACGCAGAGCAACACCCCCAAATTCTTCGTGCGAACCGGCGGCGGCACTCGGGATCTCAACATTCAAGAAGCGCTGGATTATGTGACCAGTCGTTGGAAAAAAACCAAATAA
- a CDS encoding sulfurtransferase TusA family protein, whose translation MIEFDLEVDASGLQCPLPLLRLKKAIMEVESGRVVKVIATDPAAHLDFGVYIDQAGHIPLKIFKEADKQVFFIQKK comes from the coding sequence ATGATCGAATTTGATTTGGAAGTCGATGCCAGCGGGTTGCAATGTCCGTTACCGTTGCTGCGTTTGAAAAAGGCGATTATGGAAGTGGAAAGCGGCAGGGTAGTCAAAGTGATTGCTACCGATCCGGCGGCCCATTTGGACTTTGGTGTCTATATCGATCAGGCCGGACATATCCCGCTGAAGATATTCAAGGAAGCCGACAAACAAGTGTTCTTTATACAGAAAAAATAG
- a CDS encoding argininosuccinate synthase, with translation MSDIKKVVLAYSGGLDTSVILKWLQDVYDCEVVTFTADIGQGEELDPARAKATAAGIKEIYIDDLREEFARDFVFPMFRANTIYEGEYLLGTSIARPLIAKRLIEIANETGADAISHGATGKGNDQVRFELGAYALRPDIKVIAPWREWDLNSRQKLLDYAEQHGISVEMKKGKTSPYSMDANSLHISYEGRILENPWTEPEEDMWRWTVSPENAPDQATYVELTYQNGDIVAIDDVPHSPHQVMEKLNKIAGANGVGRLDIVENRYVGMKSRGCYETPAGTVMLKAHRAIESLTLDREVAHLKDELMPRYASLIYNGYWWSPERALLQTMIDASQVNVNGKVRVKLYKGNVVVVGRASETNSLFDENIATFEEDGGAYNQKDAEGFIKLNALRMRIAAKKGR, from the coding sequence ATGTCGGATATTAAAAAAGTGGTGTTGGCCTATTCCGGTGGTTTGGATACCTCGGTTATTTTGAAGTGGCTACAAGATGTGTACGACTGTGAAGTGGTGACATTTACCGCCGACATCGGTCAGGGCGAAGAGTTGGATCCGGCTCGCGCCAAAGCCACAGCGGCCGGCATCAAGGAAATTTATATCGACGATTTGCGCGAGGAATTTGCTCGCGATTTCGTATTTCCGATGTTTCGTGCCAATACGATTTACGAAGGCGAGTATCTGCTCGGTACCTCGATTGCCAGGCCTTTGATCGCTAAGCGCCTGATCGAAATTGCCAACGAAACCGGCGCCGATGCGATTTCCCATGGTGCGACCGGCAAAGGCAACGACCAGGTGCGTTTCGAACTGGGCGCCTACGCCTTGCGTCCGGACATCAAAGTGATCGCGCCGTGGCGCGAATGGGATTTGAATTCACGGCAAAAACTGCTGGACTACGCCGAGCAACACGGCATTTCAGTGGAAATGAAAAAAGGCAAAACCTCGCCGTATTCCATGGATGCCAACTCGCTGCACATTTCTTACGAAGGCCGTATCTTGGAAAATCCGTGGACGGAGCCGGAAGAAGATATGTGGCGCTGGACTGTGTCACCGGAAAATGCCCCGGATCAAGCCACCTACGTCGAGCTTACCTATCAGAATGGTGATATCGTCGCCATCGACGATGTGCCGCATTCCCCGCATCAAGTGATGGAGAAGTTAAATAAAATCGCCGGCGCTAACGGTGTGGGACGCCTGGACATCGTCGAAAATCGCTATGTCGGTATGAAGTCCAGAGGCTGCTACGAAACACCAGCCGGTACCGTGATGTTGAAAGCGCATCGGGCCATCGAATCGCTGACCCTGGACCGCGAAGTAGCGCATTTAAAAGACGAATTGATGCCGCGTTATGCGTCCTTGATTTACAACGGTTACTGGTGGAGTCCGGAGCGGGCGCTGTTGCAAACCATGATCGATGCTTCGCAGGTCAATGTTAACGGCAAGGTGCGGGTGAAATTGTATAAAGGCAATGTGGTCGTGGTCGGTCGGGCCTCGGAAACCAATAGCCTGTTCGATGAAAATATTGCTACTTTTGAAGAAGATGGCGGCGCTTATAACCAAAAAGATGCCGAAGGCTTTATCAAACTGAATGCCTTGAGAATGCGGATTGCCGCTAAGAAAGGCCGTTGA
- a CDS encoding GDP-mannose mannosyl hydrolase gives MLHKQDFLTVVKNTPLVAIDLIVRSSKDAILMGMRVNEPAAGYWFVPGGRIYKSETLENAFQRITETELGTAYGIESAELLGAFTHLYETNFAKQPGISTHYVVLGYQLRLDIDINQLPAQQHANYRWFGKHEDLREVHPNSQAYYPYLR, from the coding sequence ATGCTCCATAAACAGGATTTTCTGACAGTCGTAAAAAACACGCCCTTAGTTGCTATCGATTTAATTGTACGTTCCAGCAAGGACGCAATATTGATGGGCATGCGCGTGAATGAACCGGCGGCAGGCTATTGGTTCGTACCCGGCGGCAGAATTTATAAATCCGAAACCCTGGAAAATGCGTTTCAAAGAATCACCGAAACCGAATTAGGCACTGCCTACGGCATCGAAAGCGCCGAGTTACTGGGTGCTTTTACTCATCTCTACGAAACGAATTTTGCCAAACAACCGGGCATTAGTACCCATTACGTGGTTTTAGGCTATCAATTGCGACTGGATATCGATATTAATCAGTTACCGGCACAACAACACGCTAACTACCGCTGGTTTGGCAAACATGAAGACTTGAGGGAAGTTCATCCTAACAGCCAAGCCTACTACCCCTATCTGCGCTGA